AATATGATTTGTCAATTCTTGTTGTGAGATGGGGAAAGCCTCATAATTTGCCAATGAAACTCGACTCAAAATATTTCGACAAGATCAGAACGCGCCGCAAGAAGGATGCGGAACCGGAACCGCCTGTCACCACGTGCCAGTGGGATGGCTGCGAGCGACCGGGCGTGCACCGTGCGCCTGTCGGACGCAATGCTGAAGGCCAGTTTTTCCTGTTCTGCTTCGAGCATGTGAAGGAATATAACAAGGGTTACAATTACTTCTCCGGCCTTTCCGACAGCGAGATTGCCCGCTACCAGAAGGAGGCGATCACCGGTCATCGCCCGACCTGGACGGTTGGCGTCAACAAGGCCGCCAAGGGATCACCCATTCACTCCACCCAACGCTCCGGCTCGGCCACGGCGCAGGCGCGGATGAGGGACCCTTTCGGCTTTGTCTCGCAAGGGCGCGGCAATGCGTCGCGGTTCGAGCCGCAGGCGCGGAAATTGAAGACGCTGGAAGCAAAAGCCTTCGATGCCCTGGGCTTGACGGGCGCTGCCACCGCACAAGATATCAAGAGGCGCTATAAAGAGCTTGTCAAAAAACATCATCCAGATGCAAATGGCGGAGACAGAGGTTCTGAAGAGCGTTTTCGGGCTGTTATTCAGGCCTATCAATTGTTAAAGCAGGCGGGTTTCTGTTAATCGAAGACTATATCCGATTGCGTATGCGACCTGATTGTATGCGACCTTGATTGTATGCGCTGGGAGATGCCGCCCGGCTTGGAGAGACGATGAGCAAAATTGACCTTGATATCGCCAACCTGCCCGACACGACAGTTTCCGTCCGGGAGGTGTTCGGCATCGACAGCGACATTCGCGTGCCTGCCTATTCGAAGGGCGATGCCTATGTGCCGGATCTCGATCCCGACTATCTGTTCGACCGGGAAACCACGCTGGCCATCCTTGCCGGTTTTGCTCACAACCGCCGCGTCATGGTGTCCGGCTTTCACGGCACGGGCAAATCCACCCATATCGAGCAGGTCGCTGCCCGGCTGAACTGGCCCTGCGTGCGCGTCAACCTCGACAGCCATGTCAGCCGTATCGACCTGGTCGGCAAGGATGCCATTGTCCTGAAGGACGGCAAGCAGATCACCGAATTCAAGGACGGCATTCTGCCCTGGGCCTATCAACACAATGTGGCGCTAGTGTTCGACGAGTATGATGCCGGTCGCCCGGACGTGATGTTCGTTATCCAGCGGGTGCTGGAATCCTCTGGCCGCCTGACCCTGCTCGACCAGAGCCGCGTCATTCGTCCACACCCCGCTTTCCGGCTGTTTGCGACGGCCAATACGGTTGGGCTTGGCGACACGACCGGCCTTTATCACGGTACCCAGCAGATCAATCAGGCGCAGATGGACCGCTGGTCGATCGTCACCACGCTGAACTATCTGCCGCATCAAAAGGAAGTCGATATCGTCCTGGCCAAGGTCAAGGGCTTTGCCGCCACCCAGAACGGTCCGGATAATGTGGCCAAGATGGTGCGGCTGGCCGATCTGACCCGGTCTGCCTTCATCAATGGCGATCTTTCGACCGTCATGAGCCCGCGTACCGTGATCACCTGGGCGGAAAATGCCGAGATCTTCGGTGATATCGGCTTTGCCTTCCGCGTCACCTTCCTCAACAAATGTGACGAACTGGAACGGACCCTGGTGGCCGAGCAATACCAGCGCGCCTTTGGCATTGAACTCAAGGAAAGTGCTGCCAATATCGTTCTTGGCGCCTGAAAAGAGACTTAAGGAACATGGCAGGTCGCGGCGATAATTCCCAGGCGAAACCCGGCACGGCGGTCGATACCGAACCGTTGCGCCGGGCGATTACCGGCTGCGTGCGCTCGATTGCCGGCGATGCCAATGTCGAAGTGGCTTTTGCCAATGATCGTCCGGGCATTGCCGGCGAGCGGATTCGCCTGCCGGAAATTTCCAAGCGACCAACCGCCCACGAACTGGCGGTGACGCGGGGTCTTGGCGATTCCATGGCGCTACGGCTCGCCTGCCATGACCAGAAAGTTCATGCCTCCATGGCGCCGGAAGGGCAGGATGCTCGTTCGGTATTCGATGCGGTCGAACAGGCCCGGGTGGAATCGATCGGTGCCTTGCGGATGACGGGTGTTGCCGCCAATCTGAAATCGATGACCTCGGAAAAATATGCCAAGGCCAATTTTTCCGGCATCGAGCGGCGCGAGGATGCTCCCCTGTCGGAAGCGGTGGCGATGATGGTCCGTGAGGCGCTGACCGGTCAGAAGCCACCGGAAAGTGCTGGTAAGGTGCTGGATCTGTGGCGCTCCTTCATCGAGGAAAAGGCCAGCAGTGATTTTTCCAATCTCTCCAATGTGATCGAGGACCAGCAGGCCTTTGCCCGCGTCGTGCGGCATATGCTGTCGTCCATGGAAATGGCCGAGGATTTCGGCGAGGACCCGGAACAGGCCGAGCAGGAAGAGACCTCAGAAGAAGACCAGCAGCGCAGCGGCGAGGAAGAGCAGGAAAATTCCGAGGAGGATGCCGGCTCTGAAAGCGCGCCCGCTGATGAAAGCGAATCTGCCGAAGAGCAGATGGACGATGGCGAGATGGACGGCGCCGAAATTTCCGATGACGATATGTCAGAGGAAGGCGACGAGGACAGCGAAACTCCCGGTGAAATGCGCCGTCCGGCCAGCCCGTTCGATGATTTCAATGAAAAGGTTGATTACAAAGTCTTTACCGAGGCCTTCGATGAGGAAACCTCGGCGGAAGAACTTTGCGACGAAACCGAACTGGATCGGTTGCGCGCCTTTCTCGACAAGCAGCTTGCCCATCTCCAAGGCGCGGTCGGTCGGCTGGCCAACCGGTTGCAGCGCCGGTTGATGGCGCAGCAGAACCGGTCCTGGGATTTCGATCTGGAAGAAGGCTATCTCGATCCGGCCCGTTTGACCCGGCTGATTATCGATCCGATGCAGCCGCTGTCGTTTAAGCGGGAAAAGGACACCCAGTTCCGCGATACGGTGGTGACGCTGGTGATCGACAATTCCGGCTCGATGCGCGGCCGTCCGATTACCGTTGCCGCCACCTGCGCCGATATTCTGGCCCGCACGCTGGAGCGCTGCGGCGTCAAGGTGGAAATCCTTGGCTTTACCACCAAGGCCTGGAAGGGCGGCCAGAGCCGCGAGCAATGGCTGGCCAGCGGCAAGCCGCCAACGCCAGGCCGTCTCAACGACCTGCGCCATATCGTCTATAAATCGGCGGATGCGCCGTGGCGGCGGGCGAGGCGTAATCTTGGCCTGATGATGCGCGAAGGCCTGCTCAAAGAAAATATCGACGGCGAAGCGCTGATCTGGGCGCATAACCGGCTGTTGGCGCGGCGCGAGCAGCGCAAGATCATGATGATGATTTCCGATGGTGCGCCGGTGGACGATTCGACCTTGTCGGTCAATCCCGGCAATTATCTGGAACGGCATTTGCGCGCTGTGATCGAGCAGATCGAAACCCGGTCTCCGGTCGAATTGCTGGCCATCGGCATCGGCCATGACGTCACCCGCTACTATCGCCGTGCCGTGACCATTGTCGATGCGGATGAATTGGCAGGTGCGATGACCGAGCAATTGGCTGGCCTCTTCGAAGACAAGCCCACTAAGGGTGCCCGTGGCGGTTCGTTCCGCCGCGCCAGCTGAGTGCGCGTGATCCGTTGCTAATCACCTCCCGCAAAGCCTTGGCCGCCTTCTGCTGCGCCTCCGCACTGCTTTTGGCAGCATCTCAGGCCGTTGGTGAGTCTGCGGCGGTGAGTAGCCGCAAAATTGAATATTTCAATCCGGCCTCGGACCAGACCGTGTTCGGCAAGCTGGAATTTCTCGGAGGGCTGGACCTTACATCCTCAGACAGTCTGTTCGGCGCCTGGTCTTCAATCCGGTTTCGACCGGATGGTAAGCGTTTCATCGGTGTGCTGGACACCGGCCACTGGATTTCCGGCGAAATCAAACGGGATGAAAAGGGACGCCTTTCCGGTATAGATGGTGTGTCGTTGGCTCCGATGTTGGACCGCGAAGGCCGCAGCAATGCGCCGAAACGGGCGATGGATGCCGAGAGCCTGGCGATCCGTGGCGACACGATCTATGTCGGCTTTGAGCAACGCCATCGGATCGATCAATACCCACTCGACGGATTTGAAACGGCCAAGCCGGAAAAAAGCCTGCCTTTGCCTTTTCCCAAGACGGTCCTGAAGAGCAATCGCAGCCTGGAAATGCTGACAGCATCGCCCGCTCAAGGACCGCTTGCCGGTGGCCTGGTGACGATCACCGAGGAGAGCCTGGACGCCAAGGGTAATCTCTATGCTGGCGTGGTCGATGGTCCGCATCCGGGCGGCTTCAAGCTGGTGCGCCGTGAGGATTTTGACGTCACGGACGGCGCATGGCTGCCGGATGGTGATCTGCTGCTCTTGGAGCGGCGGTTCCGGTTTCCCAGTGGGCTGGGGATGCGCATCGTGCGCGTCAAGGGCGACAGCATCAAGCCGGGCGCGTTGGTGGATGGTGAGATCATGCTCGAGGCCGATCAAACCTTCCAGATCGACAACATGGAAGGCCTGGATGTGGTGGACATGGGCAATGGCGACCTTCGCCTGATCCTGGTCTCTGACGACAACCACTTCATGTTGCAACGGACGCTGATGCTGGAGTTCCGGCTGCTACCGTAAAGCAGTTGGGGTCAAGCCCGCGCAACTTGGTAGGGCTTTAGCCTGTTCATCAATGCCCCATAGGGCAAAAGCATGATCAGGCCAACCAGCATTTTCACGGTAAAATCACCGATGGCCCAGGAGATCCAGCGCGGGATTTCAGGGGAAAACGCGCCAAGCAACGGCGCTGAGCTGATAGCAAAATCATCATTCGGGCCGATGAAGCCAAAGACCGGCGCAAAGGACAGCGAGAAGAAAATCACCGTATCGAGTACCGAGCCGAACAGTGAACCGGCCAGCGGTGCTTTCCACCAGTCCTGCTGACGCAGCCGGTTGAAGACGCTAATATCAAGCAATTGTCCGACCAGATAGGCAGTGCCCGAGGCAATGGCGATGCGTGGCTGCCCGGTGACAAAGGATAGCGCCACGCCCACCAGAAAGCCCACGAACACCACTTTGCGGGCCGTGGAGGGGCCGAATTGGCGATTGGTGAGATCCGTGACCAGAAAGGCGACCGGATAGGTGAAGGCACCATAGGTCAAGAGGTCGCCGAGCTGCACGCCCGCCAATTGCCCCGACAGCGGAAACTGCACGAGGATGTTGGAGGCGACCACAACCAGGGTCATGAGTAGGCTGTAGACGAAGATGTGCCGTGTGATCCGCATTTTTTTATCCTGGGAGATGCCACCAGCTATAGCTCAGCCCACACGCGGACTGGCCATAACAAGAAAGGGTCGATATTTGCCGCTATGCCAAAGACTTTGGTAAGAAACGGCGCAAGCGAAAAGGCTCGAACGTTTTACCG
This region of Agrobacterium vitis genomic DNA includes:
- a CDS encoding J domain-containing protein, yielding MKLDSKYFDKIRTRRKKDAEPEPPVTTCQWDGCERPGVHRAPVGRNAEGQFFLFCFEHVKEYNKGYNYFSGLSDSEIARYQKEAITGHRPTWTVGVNKAAKGSPIHSTQRSGSATAQARMRDPFGFVSQGRGNASRFEPQARKLKTLEAKAFDALGLTGAATAQDIKRRYKELVKKHHPDANGGDRGSEERFRAVIQAYQLLKQAGFC
- the cobS gene encoding cobaltochelatase subunit CobS, with the protein product MSKIDLDIANLPDTTVSVREVFGIDSDIRVPAYSKGDAYVPDLDPDYLFDRETTLAILAGFAHNRRVMVSGFHGTGKSTHIEQVAARLNWPCVRVNLDSHVSRIDLVGKDAIVLKDGKQITEFKDGILPWAYQHNVALVFDEYDAGRPDVMFVIQRVLESSGRLTLLDQSRVIRPHPAFRLFATANTVGLGDTTGLYHGTQQINQAQMDRWSIVTTLNYLPHQKEVDIVLAKVKGFAATQNGPDNVAKMVRLADLTRSAFINGDLSTVMSPRTVITWAENAEIFGDIGFAFRVTFLNKCDELERTLVAEQYQRAFGIELKESAANIVLGA
- the cobT gene encoding cobaltochelatase subunit CobT gives rise to the protein MAGRGDNSQAKPGTAVDTEPLRRAITGCVRSIAGDANVEVAFANDRPGIAGERIRLPEISKRPTAHELAVTRGLGDSMALRLACHDQKVHASMAPEGQDARSVFDAVEQARVESIGALRMTGVAANLKSMTSEKYAKANFSGIERREDAPLSEAVAMMVREALTGQKPPESAGKVLDLWRSFIEEKASSDFSNLSNVIEDQQAFARVVRHMLSSMEMAEDFGEDPEQAEQEETSEEDQQRSGEEEQENSEEDAGSESAPADESESAEEQMDDGEMDGAEISDDDMSEEGDEDSETPGEMRRPASPFDDFNEKVDYKVFTEAFDEETSAEELCDETELDRLRAFLDKQLAHLQGAVGRLANRLQRRLMAQQNRSWDFDLEEGYLDPARLTRLIIDPMQPLSFKREKDTQFRDTVVTLVIDNSGSMRGRPITVAATCADILARTLERCGVKVEILGFTTKAWKGGQSREQWLASGKPPTPGRLNDLRHIVYKSADAPWRRARRNLGLMMREGLLKENIDGEALIWAHNRLLARREQRKIMMMISDGAPVDDSTLSVNPGNYLERHLRAVIEQIETRSPVELLAIGIGHDVTRYYRRAVTIVDADELAGAMTEQLAGLFEDKPTKGARGGSFRRAS
- a CDS encoding esterase-like activity of phytase family protein, which encodes MAAFCCASALLLAASQAVGESAAVSSRKIEYFNPASDQTVFGKLEFLGGLDLTSSDSLFGAWSSIRFRPDGKRFIGVLDTGHWISGEIKRDEKGRLSGIDGVSLAPMLDREGRSNAPKRAMDAESLAIRGDTIYVGFEQRHRIDQYPLDGFETAKPEKSLPLPFPKTVLKSNRSLEMLTASPAQGPLAGGLVTITEESLDAKGNLYAGVVDGPHPGGFKLVRREDFDVTDGAWLPDGDLLLLERRFRFPSGLGMRIVRVKGDSIKPGALVDGEIMLEADQTFQIDNMEGLDVVDMGNGDLRLILVSDDNHFMLQRTLMLEFRLLP
- a CDS encoding queuosine precursor transporter — its product is MRITRHIFVYSLLMTLVVVASNILVQFPLSGQLAGVQLGDLLTYGAFTYPVAFLVTDLTNRQFGPSTARKVVFVGFLVGVALSFVTGQPRIAIASGTAYLVGQLLDISVFNRLRQQDWWKAPLAGSLFGSVLDTVIFFSLSFAPVFGFIGPNDDFAISSAPLLGAFSPEIPRWISWAIGDFTVKMLVGLIMLLPYGALMNRLKPYQVARA